In a genomic window of Curtobacterium sp. MCBD17_035:
- a CDS encoding pyridoxamine 5'-phosphate oxidase family protein, whose protein sequence is MSERRNDPEPVPTRTSDRPGAHASTAPVEELVLVLDPDQCWTRLRDASTGRVAFRTDESIEILPVNHLSDDRQIVFATSSHAILAAVADRRELVFEVDHHDGWTAWSVVVRGPAHTTQANDGTAGRLRSMLPTPKIATVVIEPTSVTGRLFDQATP, encoded by the coding sequence GTGAGCGAGCGCCGGAACGACCCCGAGCCCGTCCCGACCCGCACCTCCGACCGGCCCGGCGCCCACGCGTCGACCGCACCGGTCGAGGAGCTCGTCCTGGTCCTCGATCCGGACCAGTGCTGGACCCGACTGCGCGACGCGAGCACCGGGCGGGTGGCGTTCCGCACCGACGAGAGCATCGAGATCCTGCCCGTCAACCACCTCTCCGACGACCGCCAGATCGTCTTCGCGACCTCGAGCCACGCGATCCTCGCCGCCGTGGCCGACCGACGTGAACTCGTCTTCGAGGTCGACCACCACGACGGGTGGACCGCCTGGAGCGTCGTCGTCCGCGGGCCAGCCCACACGACCCAGGCGAACGACGGCACGGCGGGGCGACTCCGGTCGATGCTGCCCACGCCGAAGATCGCGACGGTGGTCATCGAACCGACGTCGGTCACGGGGAGGCTGTTCGACCAGGCCACGCCCTGA
- a CDS encoding carbohydrate ABC transporter permease, translating into MAIASVRDTAVGGSTTTRTNGAGRPRRTRANRNVVGAVAAWVWLAVVLLPIYYVVITSITAQGSYYTRNPLAPPTHPTLASYALVLQSGFGVYFANSVIVSLVTVVVTTAVCLLAAYAIVRSRRWIVRSTYSLFLLGLAIPLQATVIPLFFVLGRVGLYDTLAAVILPSIAFAIPITVLILVNFIRDIPGELFEAMRVDGAGQWAILWRLVLPLSRSSIATVAIYDALQVWNGFLLPLVLTQSDDKRVLPLALWNFQGQFSINVPATLAAVVLSALPILVLYLLARRQLVAGLTMGAGK; encoded by the coding sequence ATGGCGATCGCAAGCGTCCGGGACACCGCCGTGGGCGGATCCACCACGACCCGCACGAACGGCGCCGGTCGGCCACGGCGCACACGGGCCAACCGGAACGTCGTCGGCGCGGTCGCGGCCTGGGTCTGGCTCGCCGTCGTGCTCCTGCCGATCTACTACGTCGTGATCACGAGCATCACCGCGCAGGGCTCGTACTACACGCGGAACCCCCTCGCGCCGCCGACGCACCCGACCCTGGCGAGCTACGCGCTCGTGCTGCAGTCCGGCTTCGGCGTCTACTTCGCGAACAGCGTGATCGTCTCGCTCGTCACCGTCGTCGTGACGACCGCCGTCTGCCTGCTCGCGGCCTACGCGATCGTGCGGTCGCGGCGGTGGATCGTCCGGAGCACCTACTCGCTGTTCCTCCTGGGCCTCGCGATCCCGCTGCAGGCGACCGTCATCCCGCTGTTCTTCGTGCTCGGCCGCGTCGGCCTGTACGACACGCTCGCCGCGGTGATCCTGCCGTCGATCGCCTTCGCGATCCCGATCACGGTCCTCATCCTCGTCAACTTCATCCGCGACATCCCGGGGGAGCTGTTCGAGGCGATGCGGGTCGACGGTGCGGGGCAGTGGGCCATCCTGTGGCGCCTCGTGCTCCCGCTGTCGCGGTCGTCCATCGCGACGGTCGCGATCTACGACGCGCTCCAGGTCTGGAACGGGTTCCTGTTGCCCCTCGTGCTGACGCAGAGCGACGACAAGCGCGTCCTGCCGCTCGCGCTGTGGAACTTCCAGGGGCAGTTCAGCATCAACGTGCCGGCGACGCTCGCGGCGGTCGTGCTCTCCGCGCTGCCGATCCTGGTGCTGTACCTGCTCGCGCGGCGGCAGCTCGTCGCCGGGCTCACCATGGGCGCGGGCAAGTGA
- a CDS encoding sugar ABC transporter permease, giving the protein MRTRNGGAVIDGSAPSSWFVIPALAMFLAFAIIPLVIALGLSFTSWDGLTAPVFNGIRNWITQLGDPLTYHALWLTLQVIVISWVIQTPMSILVGVFVSGKQRYRAVLAALYFLPLILSSAAIAIAFKALLDPNYGVGHAFGLPALSKDWLGSPATALYVVIFVIAWQFIPFHSLLYQAGARQIPASLYEASQIDGAGRVRQFFSITLPQLRNTIITSSTLMIVGSLTYFDIVYVLTQGGPGYATRILPLDMYLTGFSASDLGDASVLAVILVVIGLVIALALTRFSGFNRMTSEQEGA; this is encoded by the coding sequence ATGCGCACACGGAACGGTGGGGCCGTCATCGACGGATCGGCCCCGAGCAGTTGGTTCGTCATCCCCGCACTCGCGATGTTCCTGGCGTTCGCGATCATCCCGCTGGTGATCGCGCTGGGACTCAGCTTCACGAGTTGGGACGGCCTCACCGCTCCCGTGTTCAACGGGATCCGCAACTGGATCACCCAGCTCGGCGATCCACTGACCTACCACGCGCTGTGGCTCACGCTGCAGGTGATCGTGATCTCGTGGGTGATCCAGACGCCGATGAGCATCCTCGTCGGGGTCTTCGTGTCGGGCAAGCAGCGGTACCGCGCCGTCCTCGCCGCGCTGTACTTCCTGCCCCTGATCCTGTCGTCGGCCGCGATCGCGATCGCGTTCAAGGCGCTGCTCGACCCGAACTACGGCGTCGGTCACGCGTTCGGGTTGCCCGCGCTGTCGAAGGACTGGCTCGGCAGCCCCGCCACGGCGCTGTACGTGGTGATCTTCGTCATCGCGTGGCAGTTCATCCCGTTCCACTCGCTGCTGTACCAAGCCGGCGCGCGCCAGATCCCGGCGTCCCTGTACGAGGCGTCGCAGATCGACGGGGCCGGACGGGTCCGCCAGTTCTTCAGCATCACGCTGCCGCAGCTCCGGAACACGATCATCACGTCCTCGACGCTCATGATCGTCGGGTCCCTGACCTACTTCGACATCGTGTACGTCCTCACGCAGGGCGGCCCCGGGTACGCGACCCGGATCCTCCCACTCGACATGTACCTGACCGGCTTCTCCGCCAGCGACCTCGGCGACGCGAGCGTGCTCGCCGTCATCCTCGTCGTCATCGGATTGGTCATCGCGCTCGCACTCACCCGGTTCAGCGGGTTCAACCGCATGACCAGCGAGCAGGAAGGCGCCTGA
- a CDS encoding extracellular solute-binding protein — MKIPASSRPITRGRLIRRTAATVAAAAVAISLAGCSAGGSGSSSSAITAWSTTADKPNIQPSIATWNKAHPDQKITDSYFGTNDFKDKIRTAINSPQAPTLVYNWGGGTLKSYVKAGLVKDLSSDLKSDTSFTDKIVPSIADTGKVNGKTYAIPASSTAPVVLYMNKDVLQKAGISEAPATWDDLLKDVKKLRAAGVAPISLGGQSKWPYLMYIEYLVDRIGGPAPFQAILDNKPNAWSDPAVIQATTMIQQLIKAGGFADGFASVSADTNADLALMVTGRAGFLLQGTWAYSGISSIDPNFVKSGKLEVAPFPAVSGGKGDPKDIAGNPSVYWSVSSKASAAQTKAALQYVTKSVWNDSYVNTMIGQGQIPPVTGVSSKLKGDFAKQAEQMITDAPHFQQSWDLALSPAASTEFWTQLDLLFNQSETPKQFSDHMNTTIGK, encoded by the coding sequence ATGAAGATCCCCGCATCGTCGCGGCCGATCACCCGCGGACGACTGATCCGCCGGACCGCCGCCACCGTCGCCGCGGCAGCCGTCGCGATCTCCCTCGCCGGGTGCAGCGCCGGCGGCAGCGGCTCGTCCAGCAGCGCCATCACGGCCTGGAGCACCACCGCCGACAAGCCGAACATCCAGCCGTCCATCGCGACGTGGAACAAGGCGCACCCCGACCAGAAGATCACCGACTCGTACTTCGGCACGAACGACTTCAAGGACAAGATCCGCACCGCGATCAACTCGCCGCAGGCACCCACGCTCGTCTACAACTGGGGCGGCGGCACGCTCAAGTCGTACGTCAAGGCCGGGCTCGTGAAGGACCTCAGCAGCGACCTTAAGTCGGACACGTCCTTCACCGACAAGATCGTCCCCTCGATCGCGGACACCGGCAAGGTGAACGGCAAGACCTACGCGATCCCCGCGAGTTCCACAGCGCCCGTGGTCCTGTACATGAACAAGGACGTGCTGCAGAAGGCCGGCATCAGCGAGGCTCCGGCCACCTGGGACGACCTGCTCAAGGACGTCAAGAAGCTCCGCGCGGCCGGGGTGGCCCCGATCTCACTCGGTGGTCAGAGCAAGTGGCCGTACCTCATGTACATCGAGTACCTCGTCGACCGGATCGGCGGCCCTGCTCCGTTCCAGGCGATCCTCGACAACAAGCCGAACGCCTGGTCCGACCCCGCCGTGATCCAGGCCACGACGATGATCCAGCAGCTCATCAAGGCCGGGGGCTTCGCGGACGGGTTCGCGTCGGTGTCCGCCGACACGAACGCCGACCTCGCGCTCATGGTGACGGGCCGCGCGGGCTTCCTCCTCCAGGGCACGTGGGCCTACTCGGGTATCTCGTCGATCGACCCGAACTTCGTCAAGAGCGGCAAGCTCGAGGTCGCACCGTTCCCCGCGGTCTCCGGCGGCAAGGGCGACCCGAAGGACATCGCGGGCAACCCCTCGGTCTACTGGTCGGTGTCGTCCAAGGCGTCCGCCGCCCAGACGAAGGCCGCGCTCCAGTACGTGACCAAGAGCGTCTGGAACGACTCGTACGTGAACACGATGATCGGGCAGGGGCAGATCCCGCCGGTCACCGGGGTGTCGTCGAAGCTCAAGGGCGACTTCGCCAAGCAGGCGGAGCAGATGATCACGGACGCGCCGCACTTCCAGCAGTCCTGGGACCTCGCGCTCAGCCCCGCCGCCTCGACGGAGTTCTGGACCCAGCTCGACCTGCTCTTCAACCAGTCGGAGACGCCGAAGCAGTTCTCCGACCACATGAACACGACCATCGGCAAGTAG
- a CDS encoding NAD(P)-dependent alcohol dehydrogenase has translation MTAPSASVAEHMRASVLHAPGDVRVDTVPVPRLDPDQVLVRIAAVGVCGSDVHYFHEGRIGSFVVEQPMILGHESAGTIVAVGAAVSPDRVGERVSIEPQRACRHCDQCKHGRYNLCTSMEFYATPPIDGAFAEYAAIQTDYAHPIPDTMSIEAAALCEPLSVGIWANQKAQTTPGSSVFIAGAGPIGVIAAQVARAFGATRIIVSDPVAERREVALRFGATEVVDPMVVDVATADYEVDAFIDASGAEPAVRAGIHAVAPAGRVVLVGMGADEIRLPVSRIQNRELVVTGVFRYANTWPIAIRLIAAGLVDVDALVTGRFGLDEVEAALDAATRPDTLKAVVVP, from the coding sequence ATGACTGCACCATCCGCCTCCGTCGCGGAGCACATGCGGGCGAGCGTCCTGCACGCCCCGGGCGACGTCCGTGTCGACACCGTGCCGGTGCCCCGACTCGATCCCGACCAGGTCCTGGTCCGGATCGCCGCCGTCGGCGTCTGCGGCTCGGATGTCCACTACTTCCACGAGGGCCGCATCGGCTCGTTCGTCGTCGAGCAGCCGATGATCCTCGGCCACGAGTCGGCGGGCACGATCGTCGCCGTCGGGGCTGCGGTCTCGCCGGACCGCGTCGGCGAGCGCGTGTCGATCGAGCCGCAGCGCGCCTGCCGACACTGCGACCAGTGCAAGCACGGCCGCTACAACCTCTGCACCTCGATGGAGTTCTACGCGACGCCGCCGATCGACGGCGCGTTCGCGGAGTACGCCGCCATCCAGACCGATTACGCCCATCCGATCCCGGACACGATGTCGATCGAGGCCGCGGCGCTCTGCGAGCCGCTCAGCGTCGGCATCTGGGCCAACCAGAAGGCGCAGACCACGCCCGGGAGCTCGGTGTTCATCGCCGGGGCCGGGCCGATCGGTGTCATCGCCGCGCAGGTCGCCCGCGCGTTCGGCGCGACGCGGATCATCGTCAGCGACCCGGTGGCCGAACGCCGGGAGGTCGCACTCCGCTTCGGCGCGACCGAGGTCGTCGACCCGATGGTCGTCGACGTCGCCACCGCCGACTACGAGGTCGACGCCTTCATCGACGCGTCCGGCGCCGAACCCGCCGTCCGCGCCGGCATCCACGCCGTCGCGCCCGCGGGTCGTGTCGTCCTCGTCGGCATGGGCGCCGACGAGATCCGGCTCCCGGTGTCCCGCATCCAGAACCGCGAGCTCGTCGTCACCGGGGTGTTCCGGTACGCGAACACGTGGCCGATCGCCATCCGGCTCATCGCAGCCGGGCTCGTCGACGTGGACGCACTCGTGACCGGTCGGTTCGGCCTCGACGAGGTCGAGGCCGCGCTCGACGCGGCGACGCGCCCCGACACGCTCAAGGCCGTCGTCGTCCCCTGA
- a CDS encoding LacI family DNA-binding transcriptional regulator produces MTDSTQRPKRGQVTMREVAEAAGVGMGTVSRVFSNVGAVAPATRQRVEAAAKDLHYRPSALGRDLKRRTTNNIGLIVTDISNNFYGEFAQGVLASAKELGRHVILCASGEDPATEREYIDLLVEQRVDGIIAFPTGSNLDAWETARAIGINVLFADRTMADLDVPSILADNLGGARRLTEYLLALGHERIGYLGGPSQLTTGSQREAGYRLAHEQAGVPVIDELVVRTRFTRDTAYASAIRLLDSAVPPTALLASNNILGEAVLAAVRDRGLRVPEDLSLVMFDDVPWARLVDPAITVAAQPAWGMGQSAARMVLTLDDDTRSQVVPVDVVIRRSAAARFMDTPVIGS; encoded by the coding sequence ATGACCGACAGCACGCAACGCCCCAAGCGGGGCCAGGTCACGATGCGCGAGGTCGCCGAGGCGGCCGGCGTCGGCATGGGCACGGTGTCGCGGGTCTTCTCGAACGTCGGAGCGGTCGCCCCGGCCACGCGCCAGCGGGTGGAGGCGGCGGCCAAGGACCTGCATTACCGTCCGAGCGCGCTCGGTCGCGACCTGAAACGACGGACGACGAACAACATCGGCCTCATCGTCACCGACATCTCGAACAACTTCTACGGGGAGTTCGCCCAGGGGGTCCTCGCGAGCGCCAAGGAGCTCGGACGCCACGTGATCCTCTGCGCGAGCGGCGAGGACCCGGCGACCGAGCGGGAGTACATCGACCTGCTCGTCGAGCAACGCGTGGACGGGATCATCGCCTTCCCCACGGGGAGCAACCTCGACGCGTGGGAGACCGCGCGGGCGATCGGCATCAACGTGCTGTTCGCCGACCGGACGATGGCCGACCTCGACGTGCCGTCCATCCTGGCGGACAACCTCGGGGGCGCCCGCCGACTGACGGAGTACCTCCTCGCCCTGGGGCACGAGCGGATCGGGTACCTCGGTGGGCCTTCCCAACTCACGACGGGCAGCCAGCGCGAGGCGGGGTACCGGCTCGCCCACGAGCAGGCGGGCGTCCCCGTGATCGACGAGCTCGTCGTGCGCACCCGGTTCACCCGGGACACCGCCTACGCGAGCGCGATCCGCCTCCTCGACTCAGCGGTGCCGCCGACCGCGCTCCTCGCCTCGAACAACATCCTCGGCGAGGCGGTGCTGGCCGCGGTCCGCGACCGCGGTCTCCGCGTGCCCGAGGACCTCTCGCTGGTCATGTTCGACGACGTGCCGTGGGCGCGCCTCGTCGACCCGGCGATCACCGTCGCGGCGCAGCCGGCCTGGGGCATGGGCCAGTCGGCGGCGCGGATGGTGCTCACACTCGACGACGACACGCGGTCCCAGGTGGTCCCGGTCGACGTGGTCATCCGGCGCAGCGCCGCTGCCCGGTTCATGGACACTCCCGTCATCGGGAGCTGA
- a CDS encoding class I mannose-6-phosphate isomerase, with translation MPDRPEPHDAADDAARADWSAAPIRLAANQPPARPYRGGAGIARFRGLPESEVDPYTPEDFVASVTTVHGSDHVGLTELAPGLTLRDAVRADPQGFLGPEHVARFGAETMLLVKLLDTAERLFVHFHPDDDHARTHLGEPRGKTEAWIVLAVADGVDGYASLGFTREVSEADATAWFAEQDAGAMLAAMHRVPLHPGSVLLVPAGVPHAIGPGITLVELQQPADLSILLEYDGYPGLDASTALMGNDLHESLQALDRRAWTAEDVARLVGDPAAPDDTTASVFPPAADPFFRAERIRTSEPVGLPAAFAVVVVVGGSGTMASGSGTLPLAAGDTVLVPFAVGDVELSPGLDVIRALPPRP, from the coding sequence TTGCCTGATCGACCCGAGCCGCACGACGCAGCGGACGACGCTGCACGAGCCGACTGGTCCGCTGCCCCCATCCGCCTCGCCGCGAACCAGCCGCCCGCCCGGCCCTACCGGGGCGGCGCCGGCATCGCGCGCTTCCGCGGCCTCCCCGAGTCCGAGGTGGACCCGTACACACCCGAGGACTTCGTGGCCTCGGTCACGACCGTGCACGGGTCCGACCACGTGGGCCTCACCGAACTCGCGCCGGGACTGACGCTCCGCGACGCCGTCCGGGCCGACCCCCAGGGGTTCCTCGGCCCGGAGCACGTCGCCCGGTTCGGTGCCGAGACCATGCTCCTCGTCAAGCTGCTCGACACGGCGGAGCGCCTGTTCGTGCACTTCCACCCGGACGACGACCACGCCCGCACCCACCTCGGCGAGCCCCGCGGCAAGACCGAGGCGTGGATCGTGCTCGCCGTGGCGGACGGCGTCGACGGCTACGCGTCCCTCGGGTTCACGCGCGAGGTCTCCGAGGCCGACGCCACAGCCTGGTTCGCGGAGCAGGACGCCGGCGCGATGCTCGCCGCGATGCACCGCGTGCCGCTGCACCCCGGGTCCGTGTTGCTCGTGCCCGCGGGGGTGCCGCACGCGATCGGCCCCGGCATCACGCTGGTGGAGCTGCAGCAGCCGGCGGACCTGTCGATCCTGCTCGAGTACGACGGCTACCCGGGACTGGACGCGTCCACGGCGCTCATGGGGAACGACCTGCACGAATCGCTCCAGGCGCTCGACCGTCGCGCGTGGACCGCGGAGGACGTCGCCCGGCTGGTCGGCGATCCCGCCGCACCGGACGACACCACCGCCTCCGTGTTCCCGCCCGCCGCGGACCCGTTCTTCCGCGCCGAACGGATCCGCACGTCGGAGCCCGTGGGTCTGCCGGCGGCGTTCGCGGTCGTCGTGGTCGTCGGCGGCAGCGGGACGATGGCGTCCGGGTCAGGCACGCTCCCGCTCGCCGCGGGTGACACGGTGCTCGTGCCGTTCGCCGTGGGCGACGTCGAGCTCTCCCCCGGGCTCGACGTCATCCGGGCGCTCCCGCCGCGGCCGTGA
- a CDS encoding RES domain-containing protein produces MTRGETLSSAVEGPRCWTMTSADGLISTAPSAGTIFSTRSSLTRQDHRQRLTASYAGRTEPAGSAPFAVEWNEILPPFMAAFWREYTRSADAPYYEHETVGLESTDWAVGYMTQNAFTHLEQIIPAITEAITDDAVGTVGALMTSDHLDHAWATFSHTVRHETRFVFTGAEGPAALVREFLDLVGSYATDVGGLITELPTMTEMYRARTVNGKVFPGRTDLPIDAASLGPAPARSAGANRMSPAGIAMFYGAADEATALNETAAFTVAEHAVVGVFHPARPLRMLNLRAAATEHDISPFDEDRLALRGLLMFFSEFQRHISSPITPDGRQHIDYVPTQILAEYFRRAVTPRLDGIIFASSHTGESNYVVFATDENVVDDDTVAAEAATDGLFDVPIEPETLLILDRRSLVLRQLHHTVSGTPVATLGYGRWIATPPAEQ; encoded by the coding sequence ATGACAAGAGGTGAGACGCTGTCATCAGCAGTGGAAGGGCCACGGTGTTGGACGATGACGAGCGCGGATGGGCTGATATCGACGGCGCCCTCTGCCGGGACCATATTCTCGACGCGTTCCTCGCTGACGCGGCAGGACCACCGACAGCGGTTGACTGCATCGTATGCGGGACGTACAGAGCCTGCAGGTTCGGCACCGTTCGCCGTTGAGTGGAATGAGATCCTGCCTCCATTCATGGCGGCGTTCTGGCGCGAGTACACCCGGTCAGCGGACGCGCCGTACTACGAGCACGAAACAGTCGGTCTGGAATCAACGGACTGGGCTGTGGGATACATGACGCAGAACGCCTTCACCCATCTTGAACAGATCATCCCGGCGATCACGGAAGCTATCACCGACGACGCGGTCGGCACAGTTGGCGCCCTGATGACATCAGACCATCTCGACCATGCCTGGGCGACGTTCTCACACACCGTCCGACACGAAACACGGTTCGTGTTCACTGGTGCTGAGGGACCTGCCGCATTAGTGCGGGAGTTCCTGGACCTCGTCGGCAGTTACGCAACCGATGTTGGCGGGCTCATCACCGAACTGCCGACCATGACCGAAATGTACCGGGCGCGGACCGTGAACGGCAAAGTCTTCCCAGGGCGCACAGATCTGCCCATTGATGCTGCATCGTTGGGACCGGCACCGGCTCGCAGCGCCGGCGCGAACCGTATGTCGCCGGCGGGCATCGCCATGTTCTACGGCGCAGCCGATGAAGCGACGGCGCTGAACGAAACGGCGGCGTTCACCGTCGCCGAGCATGCCGTCGTCGGGGTGTTCCACCCGGCGAGGCCGCTGCGGATGCTGAACCTCCGAGCCGCCGCGACCGAACATGACATCTCCCCGTTCGATGAAGACCGGTTGGCGCTTCGTGGGCTGCTGATGTTCTTCAGCGAGTTCCAACGACACATCAGTTCACCGATCACACCTGATGGCCGTCAGCACATCGACTACGTTCCGACGCAGATCCTCGCCGAGTACTTCCGTCGAGCAGTGACGCCGCGACTCGACGGCATCATCTTCGCAAGTTCCCACACCGGTGAGTCGAACTACGTCGTGTTCGCCACCGATGAGAACGTCGTCGATGACGACACGGTCGCCGCGGAGGCGGCCACCGACGGCTTGTTCGACGTCCCCATCGAGCCGGAGACGCTGCTGATCCTTGACCGGCGAAGTCTGGTGCTACGCCAGCTGCACCACACCGTCTCCGGGACACCGGTCGCCACCCTCGGGTACGGCCGATGGATTGCGACTCCGCCGGCGGAGCAGTGA
- a CDS encoding EamA family transporter gives MGCAVNAAGSWAANILLNRQIGAQLPGFAGAVLSATVGAIIAVPALVVFAATGALDRTGNVLAVVAGVLCPVVPTVADMFAFRRVPTKPFGIVASINPVAAPAVAVVALGEFPSAAECAGIGGIVVANIAATAPGSLLSGQGRGSDTV, from the coding sequence ATCGGATGCGCGGTCAACGCTGCAGGATCATGGGCTGCCAACATTCTGTTGAATCGGCAGATCGGTGCGCAGCTCCCGGGGTTCGCCGGCGCGGTGTTGTCGGCGACCGTCGGCGCCATCATCGCGGTGCCGGCTCTGGTGGTGTTCGCTGCGACCGGTGCGCTGGATCGGACCGGCAACGTTCTCGCCGTCGTCGCCGGGGTGCTCTGCCCAGTCGTTCCAACGGTCGCTGACATGTTCGCGTTCCGCCGCGTCCCGACGAAACCGTTCGGCATTGTCGCGAGCATCAATCCCGTGGCGGCACCTGCTGTCGCCGTCGTGGCGCTGGGTGAGTTCCCTTCCGCAGCTGAATGCGCGGGAATCGGCGGCATTGTCGTCGCGAACATCGCAGCCACCGCGCCGGGGTCGCTGCTGTCAGGTCAGGGCCGGGGGAGTGACACGGTGTAG
- a CDS encoding DNA adenine methylase — MDTPLAIAASRRYGTLSPLRYPGGKASLAGVFADIIRELGLTDATYVEPYAGGAGAGVALLREGLVEHLVVNDFDPAVHAFWHSIVNDADEFLRMLQLTPLTVPEWLRQRDIYRQRDTGNLLQLGFAFFYLNRTNRSGVLTGGVIGGLEQTGTYKIDARFNKAALADRITALNARRDQITVTDHDGRTVIRDYGDDPNAFMYIDPPYVGAGSRLYLNAFDARDHADLAAVASNTSDAHWLMTYDVAPLIINLYRDFHVRRYELNYSARHPGKASELMITSSSVHAALRRVTAVAAKLA, encoded by the coding sequence GTGGACACACCCCTGGCGATCGCCGCCAGTCGCCGATACGGCACGCTGTCGCCGCTGCGGTACCCGGGTGGGAAAGCGTCCCTTGCGGGCGTGTTCGCCGACATCATCCGAGAGCTCGGACTCACCGACGCCACATACGTCGAACCTTATGCCGGGGGTGCGGGCGCCGGCGTCGCGTTGCTGCGCGAGGGCCTGGTTGAGCATCTGGTCGTCAACGACTTCGACCCGGCGGTGCATGCCTTCTGGCACAGCATCGTCAACGACGCCGACGAGTTCCTGCGCATGCTGCAACTGACTCCGCTGACCGTCCCGGAGTGGCTGCGGCAACGTGACATCTACCGACAGCGAGACACCGGCAACCTGCTGCAGCTCGGGTTCGCGTTCTTCTACCTGAACCGCACGAACCGATCCGGAGTGCTCACCGGCGGCGTCATCGGTGGGTTAGAGCAAACCGGCACCTACAAGATCGACGCAAGGTTTAACAAAGCCGCCCTCGCCGACCGCATCACCGCACTCAACGCCCGCCGCGATCAGATCACCGTCACCGACCACGACGGGCGGACCGTGATCCGCGACTACGGCGACGACCCGAACGCGTTCATGTACATCGACCCGCCGTACGTGGGTGCAGGCTCCCGCCTGTACCTCAACGCATTCGACGCGCGGGATCACGCGGACCTCGCAGCGGTTGCCAGCAACACCTCCGACGCGCACTGGCTGATGACGTACGACGTCGCACCGCTGATCATCAACCTGTACCGCGATTTCCATGTCCGGCGATACGAACTGAACTACTCCGCACGACACCCAGGGAAGGCATCTGAGCTGATGATCACTTCCAGCAGTGTCCACGCCGCCCTGCGCCGGGTGACCGCGGTCGCCGCGAAACTCGCCTGA
- a CDS encoding transposase, giving the protein MPKPYTQEFRDDVVRVARNREPAATIDQIAADFGVHQMTLTKWLRRAAVDDGNRPWITRAESEEVRELRRRNRLLKQEVEVLRRAAAYVSQANLPGRGSTRS; this is encoded by the coding sequence GTGCCCAAGCCCTACACGCAGGAGTTCCGCGACGATGTCGTGCGCGTTGCTCGGAACCGTGAGCCGGCAGCGACGATCGACCAGATCGCCGCCGACTTCGGTGTTCACCAGATGACGTTGACGAAGTGGCTGCGCCGTGCCGCCGTCGACGACGGGAATCGACCCTGGATCACCCGCGCTGAGTCGGAGGAGGTCCGTGAGCTGCGGCGCCGGAACCGGCTCCTCAAGCAAGAAGTCGAGGTGCTGCGCCGGGCGGCGGCGTATGTGTCGCAGGCGAACCTGCCGGGAAGAGGCTCTACCCGCTCGTGA
- a CDS encoding IS3 family transposase: protein MPSSPTTGGWRLALLQKNVLSRHTWATREELRIAIVTWIEGTYHRKRRQRGLGKLTPIEYEAIINPSVALAA from the coding sequence TTGCCCAGCAGCCCTACTACCGGTGGTTGGCGGCTCGCGCTCCTACAGAAAAACGTCCTGAGCCGACACACGTGGGCTACGCGTGAAGAACTCCGAATCGCGATCGTGACCTGGATCGAGGGCACGTACCACCGGAAACGCCGGCAGCGGGGCCTCGGGAAGTTGACCCCGATCGAGTACGAAGCAATCATCAACCCATCGGTCGCACTCGCGGCCTAA